Proteins co-encoded in one Maylandia zebra isolate NMK-2024a linkage group LG16, Mzebra_GT3a, whole genome shotgun sequence genomic window:
- the tspan7 gene encoding tetraspanin-7, whose product METKPVITCLKTLLIVYSFVFWITGAILLAVGVWGKLMLGPYISLIADNSTNAPYVLIGTGTVIIVFGLFGCFATCRGSPWMLKLYAMFLSLVFLAELVAGISGFVFRHEIKGTFRRTYTEAVKHYNAEDEASRAVDNLQHKLRCCGVYNYTSWIESVYYPSNGIPASCCFNSSDCHLEDLRNATVAPSKVYHQGCFELVTSFMETNMAIIAGVTFGIAFSQLIGMLLACCLSRIITANQYEMV is encoded by the exons ATAACAGGAGCTATCCTGCTGGCGGTGGGAGTATGGGGGAAGCTGATGTTGGGCCCGTACATCTCTCTGATAGCCGACAACTCCACCAACGCCCCATACGTCCTCATCGGCACCGGGACAGTCATCATTGTTTTCGGCCTGTTTGGCTGCTTCGCCACCTGCAGAGGAAGCCCATGGATGCTGAAGCTG TATGCCATGTTTCTGTCACTCGTCTTCCTCGCTGAGTTAGTGGCGGGCATCTCTGGATTTGTGTTTCGCCACGAG ATCAAGGGAACCTTCCGCAGAACGTACACCGAAGCGGTGAAGCACTACAATGCCGAGGATGAGGCGAGCCGTGCCGTCGATAACTTGCAGCACAAG CTGCGTTGCTGTGGCGTTTATAACTACACGAGTTGGATTGAGAGCGTGTATTATCCCTCAAATGGCATTCCTGCCAGCTGCTGCTTCAACTCCTCTGACTGCCACCTCGAAGACCTTCGCAACGCGACTGTAGCCCCGAGCAAGGTGTACCACCAG GGCTGCTTTGAGTTGGTCACTTCTTTCATGGAGACCAACATGGCCATTATCGCAGGAGTGACGTTTGGGATTGCGTTCTCACAG ctGATTGGCATGCTGCTGGCCTGCTGTCTGTCCAGGATCATCACAGCCAATCAGTATGAGATGGTGTAG